A genome region from Candidatus Edwardsbacteria bacterium includes the following:
- a CDS encoding chloride channel protein has product MTMMGRPTRILLLGVGVGILTGLTAVAFRSLIIFSNSLFFPHDPHQIFLIGRWWRYLAFLIPAIGGLLVGGIMYLFFRKEEPLSGVPEVMAAVSLKGGMLSPKTGLKGLLSAITIGSGGSAGPEGPIVEIGSSLGSYLGQKLKLTSSELRLMAGCGAAAGISGVFGAPLGGVFFALEIILGEFAITTFAPVVLSAVAAAVISRTFLGDQPAFQVAAVNSLGSLYDIIPFLVLGLLSGLISVLFINTLYKGQSMFGRYKLASWLKPAAGGLMVGVLGMALPQVLGEGYHSVTAVLNGNILWWTALLLVFAKILATSLTLGSGAPGGSFAPAIFIGAMLGGAFGQLLAVLFPGFFVYNASYALAGAAGVVAGALNAPLTAGLIIFEITGTYKVVLPAMIVVAISAVITKRMKGSSVYTQAMFKAGLPVDQLRRHSHLSSATCRQAMKKDIMAILPQMSLHDIIKAISQTDQLILPVIDDNNKYLASVNWSQLRLFLEDEQTGGLIIAHDVMVKVPQVNADDSLSLALMYLIKNDMQEIPVVENGKLVGLIGNKEILRGGF; this is encoded by the coding sequence ATGACTATGATGGGCCGCCCCACCAGGATATTGCTCTTGGGGGTCGGCGTGGGAATCCTCACCGGACTGACGGCCGTGGCATTCCGCAGCCTGATCATCTTTTCCAACAGCCTGTTCTTTCCCCACGATCCGCATCAGATATTTCTGATCGGCCGGTGGTGGCGCTACCTGGCTTTTCTGATCCCGGCCATCGGTGGCCTGCTGGTGGGCGGCATTATGTATCTGTTCTTCCGGAAGGAGGAGCCCTTGTCCGGGGTTCCCGAGGTGATGGCGGCGGTATCTTTGAAGGGCGGCATGCTCAGCCCCAAGACAGGTTTAAAGGGTCTGCTTTCGGCCATCACCATCGGCTCGGGCGGCTCGGCCGGCCCGGAGGGCCCGATAGTGGAGATCGGCTCCTCGCTGGGGTCATATTTGGGACAGAAGCTCAAACTGACCAGCAGTGAACTGAGGCTGATGGCGGGATGCGGAGCCGCCGCCGGGATATCGGGCGTCTTCGGAGCGCCCCTGGGCGGGGTGTTCTTCGCCCTGGAGATCATTTTGGGAGAGTTCGCCATCACCACCTTCGCTCCGGTGGTGCTTTCGGCGGTGGCGGCCGCGGTCATCTCCCGGACCTTTCTGGGCGACCAGCCGGCCTTCCAGGTGGCGGCGGTAAACTCGCTGGGCTCGCTCTATGACATTATTCCCTTTTTGGTGCTGGGGCTTTTATCCGGCCTGATATCGGTGCTTTTCATCAATACCCTCTATAAGGGGCAGTCCATGTTCGGCCGGTATAAATTAGCATCCTGGCTGAAGCCGGCAGCAGGCGGATTGATGGTGGGAGTGTTGGGTATGGCCCTGCCCCAGGTGCTGGGCGAAGGGTATCATTCGGTGACCGCCGTTCTCAACGGGAATATTCTGTGGTGGACGGCCCTGCTGCTGGTCTTTGCCAAAATACTGGCCACCTCATTGACCCTGGGCTCCGGGGCTCCGGGGGGATCATTCGCCCCGGCCATATTCATCGGGGCCATGCTGGGCGGAGCCTTCGGCCAGCTGCTGGCGGTTCTGTTTCCCGGGTTCTTCGTCTATAATGCCTCATATGCCCTGGCCGGGGCCGCCGGGGTGGTGGCCGGAGCCCTTAACGCCCCGCTGACCGCCGGGCTGATCATCTTCGAGATCACCGGGACCTACAAGGTGGTGCTGCCGGCCATGATCGTGGTGGCCATCTCGGCGGTGATAACCAAGCGGATGAAGGGATCTTCGGTCTACACCCAGGCCATGTTCAAAGCCGGACTGCCGGTGGACCAGCTTCGCCGCCACAGCCATCTTTCCTCGGCCACCTGCCGCCAGGCCATGAAAAAGGACATCATGGCCATCCTGCCCCAGATGTCACTGCATGATATCATCAAGGCCATCAGCCAGACCGATCAGTTGATACTGCCGGTGATAGACGACAACAACAAGTATCTGGCCTCCGTCAACTGGTCGCAGCTCCGGCTGTTCCTGGAGGACGAGCAGACCGGCGGCCTGATAATCGCCCACGACGTGATGGTCAAGGTCCCCCAAGTGAATGCCGATGACAGCCTGTCGCTGGCCCTGATGTACCTGATAAAGAACGATATGCAGGAGATCCCGGTGGTGGAGAACGGCAAATTG
- the otsB gene encoding trehalose-phosphatase, translated as MILLMLDFDGTLAPIRPRPEMARLPAGTLNLLKRLGKSPDIILAIISGRKLAELKKLAPVRGIYYAGCHGLEISGPGIKFTHPRARAAIPYLKALLKDLRSLKSKLPGALIEDKGLSVALHFRHLSAKHIPLMNEQIVRLKKKYPRLLCQPGRKVYDFRPNVSWDKGRAVKLLLKKLYNKNPFPIYIGDDTTDEDAFRALRGIGLTLLVENREKERGRTAAVCRLASTSKVRTFLNSLI; from the coding sequence ATGATCCTGCTGATGCTGGATTTCGACGGAACCCTGGCCCCCATCCGCCCCCGCCCCGAAATGGCCAGACTTCCGGCCGGCACTCTTAATCTGCTTAAACGACTGGGAAAGTCTCCGGATATAATTCTGGCCATCATCAGCGGGCGGAAGCTGGCCGAGCTGAAAAAATTGGCGCCGGTCCGGGGCATATATTACGCCGGGTGCCACGGCCTGGAGATCAGCGGCCCGGGAATAAAATTCACCCATCCCCGGGCCAGGGCGGCCATCCCATATCTGAAGGCCCTGCTCAAAGATCTAAGAAGCTTGAAAAGCAAGCTGCCGGGGGCCTTGATCGAGGACAAGGGGCTTTCGGTGGCCCTCCACTTCCGTCACCTATCCGCCAAACATATTCCTTTGATGAATGAGCAGATCGTCAGACTGAAAAAGAAATATCCCCGACTGCTCTGCCAGCCGGGCCGGAAGGTGTACGATTTCAGGCCCAATGTATCCTGGGACAAGGGGCGGGCCGTCAAGCTGTTGTTGAAAAAACTCTATAATAAGAATCCATTCCCAATTTATATCGGAGATGATACTACCGATGAGGACGCCTTCCGGGCGTTGCGGGGGATCGGCCTTACCTTGCTGGTGGAAAACCGGGAGAAAGAACGGGGCCGGACAGCGGCAGTATGCCGGCTGGCTTCCACCTCCAAAGTGCGCACATTTTTAAACTCCTTAATATGA
- a CDS encoding glycosyltransferase, whose translation MALAKLDDYRQVVGDPEIEEMRAIARQLKGARMKHINSTSVGGGVAEILHRMVPLLNEMDILARWEVIKGGDDFFNITKAFHNALHGKAENITPEMFQVFTDYNRKNAEEMDFSQDDFVFIHDPQPICLIEKRSQSNAHWIWRCHIDISTPQSDLWQFLKNYVEQYDGAVISSPSFSQKLAVPQFLIPPSIDPLADKNKELDPRYIDSVFEKYGIDRKRPIVTQISRFDRLKDPVGLIKAFKMVNKKLDCQLVLAGGGATDDPEGLLVLEEVKAEAEGSPDIHILHLAPGADLEINALVRGSSIIVQNSIKEGFGLTVSEALWKGKAIISRPVGGITQQVLHDVTGLLVHSTEGLAYSIRYLLANPELALALGKTGKEFVRGNFLITRHLRRYMLVMLSTRFSGQKEICL comes from the coding sequence ATGGCTTTAGCAAAACTGGACGATTACCGCCAGGTGGTGGGCGACCCCGAGATCGAGGAGATGCGGGCCATCGCCCGCCAGCTGAAAGGCGCCCGGATGAAGCATATAAACTCCACCTCGGTGGGCGGCGGAGTGGCGGAGATCCTGCACCGGATGGTGCCGCTGCTCAACGAAATGGATATACTTGCCAGATGGGAGGTGATCAAGGGGGGCGACGATTTTTTCAATATCACCAAGGCTTTTCACAATGCCCTCCACGGCAAAGCGGAAAATATAACCCCGGAGATGTTCCAGGTGTTTACCGATTACAACCGTAAAAATGCCGAGGAGATGGATTTTTCGCAGGACGATTTCGTGTTCATCCACGATCCCCAGCCCATCTGCCTGATAGAAAAAAGATCCCAATCAAACGCCCATTGGATTTGGCGCTGCCATATAGATATCTCCACTCCCCAATCCGATCTTTGGCAGTTCCTTAAAAATTATGTGGAGCAGTACGACGGAGCGGTCATCTCGTCTCCCAGCTTCTCCCAGAAATTGGCGGTTCCCCAGTTCCTGATCCCGCCGTCCATCGATCCGCTGGCCGACAAGAACAAGGAGCTTGATCCCCGCTACATTGACTCGGTGTTCGAAAAATACGGCATTGACCGCAAACGGCCGATCGTCACCCAGATCTCCAGGTTCGACCGCCTGAAGGATCCGGTGGGCCTGATCAAAGCCTTTAAGATGGTCAATAAAAAGCTGGACTGCCAGCTGGTGCTGGCCGGGGGCGGGGCCACCGATGATCCCGAGGGCCTGCTGGTGCTGGAGGAGGTCAAGGCCGAGGCCGAAGGCAGCCCGGACATTCATATTCTCCACCTGGCGCCGGGGGCCGATCTGGAGATCAACGCCCTGGTGAGGGGCTCCTCCATCATCGTTCAGAATTCCATCAAGGAGGGCTTCGGCCTGACGGTCTCCGAGGCCCTGTGGAAGGGGAAGGCCATCATCAGCCGGCCGGTGGGAGGCATCACCCAGCAGGTGCTGCACGATGTCACCGGTCTGCTGGTCCATTCCACCGAGGGGCTGGCCTATTCCATCCGCTATCTGCTGGCCAACCCGGAGCTGGCCTTGGCCCTGGGTAAGACAGGCAAGGAGTTCGTTCGGGGCAATTTTCTTATCACCCGCCATCTGCGCCGTTACATGCTGGTGATGCTCTCCACCAGGTTCTCCGGCCAAAAGGAGATCTGCCTATGA